Genomic segment of Candidatus Omnitrophota bacterium:
GAGTTTTGTCTGAAATATATTTCTGCCCATAGTTCATATTATATCATATTGACTACTGTGAAAATGATAAATGTGGTAAATTTGAAAATATTTTCGTATATATAAGGGATATTATGAGAGATTTTGTTCATTTACATGTGCACACGGAGTACAGCCTGCTTGACGGCGTTGCGCAGATAGTCGATAACAAGGGCAATCCCGGTGACCTCCTTCTGGCGGCGCAGGTCAACTCCATGAAGGCGCTGGCCATAACGGATCACGGGAATATGTTCGGCGTGCCGGAGTTCTACCAGACCTGCCACAAAGCAAAGCTCAAGCCTATTCTCGGCAGCGAATTCTATCTTGCCACCGGCGCCGACGCCACGGACACGAAGGCCACTTACGCGAGGAAAAATTATCATCTCACGATTCTCTCCAGAAATGACACGGGTTTCAGGAACCTCACCAAGCTCAGCTCCTATTCATACAGCAAAGGTTTTTATTACCGTCCGCGCATAGACAAGGCCATCCTTGAACAGCACAGCGAGGGACTTGTCGTGTTGAGCGGCTGTCTGCAGGGAGAGGTGGCAAATTCTCTCAGGAACGACAGGTTTGAAGACGCTCTCGCGTCGGCAAAAAAAATGAAGGAGATCTTCGGCGACAATTTTTACATAGAGCTCATGGACAACGGCATGGCCGAGCAGAAGGCCGTGATGAAAGACCTCATCGAGCTGGCCCGGCGGCTGGATATCAAAACCGTGGCCACAAACGATGTGCATTACTCTCTTAAGAATGACGCGGCGGTGCAGGACATAGCTCTGGCTATCGGTACCCGCAGCACCCTTGATGACCCCAAAAGGCTCAAGCTCCCGACGCAGGAATTCTATCTCAAGAGCGGCGACGAGATGTTTGAGATTTTCAGGGAAGTGCCGGAGGCGCTGAACACGACGCTGGCTATCGCGGAGAAGTGCAATGTCGTGATAGATTTTGAGCAGTTGAGGCTCCCCGCTTACGAGCCCCCGAAGGGTTTTGATTCCTTCACCTATCTGTCCAGCCTTTGTGAAAAAGGAATCAAGGCCCGCTACGGAAAAAAGACAACAGCCGTCACGGAGAGGATGGGGATGGAGCTGGATGTCATAAAGAATATGGGTTTCTCGTCCTATTTTCTCATCGTCTGGGATTTCATAAATTACGCCCGCAAGCAGGGCATCGCCGTCGGGCCGGGCAGAGGTTCCGGCGCGGGGAGCATCGTGGCGTATCTTCTCAACATAACCGACATAGACCCTCTGAAATACGATCTTCTTTTTGAGAGGTTTCTCAATCCCGGAAGGATAAGCATGCCCGATCTGGATATTGATTTTGAGGAGGCGCGCCGGCTTGAGGTCGTGGATTACGTAAAAGGAAAATACGGCGAGGATTCCGTCGGACAGATCATCACATACAACAAGATGCTGGCCAAGGGCGCGATACGCGACGTGGGCCGTGTCATGGGCATAGATTTAAAAGAATGCGACATCCTGACAAAACTCATTCCTCCGGGCGATGACATAAAGACGGCGATGGACAGCAGCGGCGATATTAAAAAGATCACAGCGGCCAAGCCTAAGCTGAAAGAGCTGCTTCTGAACGCCAGCCGCATAGAGGGGAGGAAGCGGCATTTCGGAGTGCACGCCGCGGGGGTCGTGATAACGCCGGGAGAGATCAGCGATTTTGTGCCGCTTGCCCGTTCGAAAAACGGCCTCATAACGCAGTATGACGGGGATTATCTGACGAAAATGGGCCTGCTCAAGGTTGATTTTCTCGGCCTTAAAACTCTCACGGTCATACAGGACGCGGTCTCGGATGTTTACAGGAACAAGAAGATAAAAATAGATCTCAATAATCTTCCACGCGACGATAAGAAAACGTTTCAGATGCTCTCCCGGGCCCGGACGGTGGGGATATTCCAGGTGGAGAGCGAGGGCATGAGGGATGTGCTGAGGAAGATGAAGCCGACACTCTTCACCGACCTGAGCGCGGTGCTGGCGCTCTACCGCCCCGGCCCCATGAAGTCGGGAATGGTCGATGAATTTATTGAAAGGAAAAACGGTATGCGCGCTTATGAGTATCCGCACCCGCTCCTCAAGGATATCCTTGAGGAGACATACGGCGTCATCCTATATCAGGAGCAGGTCATGCTCATAGCCAGGGCCCTGGCCGGATTCTCGCTCGCCAAGGCGGATGTGCTGAGAAAGGCCATGGGCAAGAAGATAATGGCCGTGCTCGAGGCACAGAAAGAAGATTTTATGAAAGGCTGTGCCGCTAACAAGATCCCCGAGAAGCTTGCGGGCGAGATATTTGACACGCTGGTTCATTTCGCCGAATACGGTTTTAACAAGAGCCACTCCACAGCTTACGCGCTGATCTCCTACCAGACCGCTTATCTGAAAACGAATTTCCCTCTTGAGTTCATGACGGCTCTGCTCAATTCCGTGATAGGCGATGAAAAAAAACTTTCTCCCTATCTTGCCGAGTGCGAGCGGCTGGGTATCGGGGTAAAGCCGGCGGACATAAACGCCAGCGATGTGTATTTCAGTTCTCACGGCGATAAGACGATCATATTCGGCCTGCTCGCAGTGAAGAACACGGGCGAAAAGGCCTGCGGGGATCTCGTCGCTGACAGGAATAAGAACGGCAAATTCAAAGATTTCAACGATTTTATCGCCCGGGCGGTGGCTCTCACTTCTTTCAACAAGAGGATGGCGGAATTCCTCGTTAAAGCCGGCGCCTGCTGGGGCCTTTCGCGCGACAGCGGGGGCATTATAGAATCACTGGATATGAT
This window contains:
- the dnaE gene encoding DNA polymerase III subunit alpha, which encodes MRDFVHLHVHTEYSLLDGVAQIVDNKGNPGDLLLAAQVNSMKALAITDHGNMFGVPEFYQTCHKAKLKPILGSEFYLATGADATDTKATYARKNYHLTILSRNDTGFRNLTKLSSYSYSKGFYYRPRIDKAILEQHSEGLVVLSGCLQGEVANSLRNDRFEDALASAKKMKEIFGDNFYIELMDNGMAEQKAVMKDLIELARRLDIKTVATNDVHYSLKNDAAVQDIALAIGTRSTLDDPKRLKLPTQEFYLKSGDEMFEIFREVPEALNTTLAIAEKCNVVIDFEQLRLPAYEPPKGFDSFTYLSSLCEKGIKARYGKKTTAVTERMGMELDVIKNMGFSSYFLIVWDFINYARKQGIAVGPGRGSGAGSIVAYLLNITDIDPLKYDLLFERFLNPGRISMPDLDIDFEEARRLEVVDYVKGKYGEDSVGQIITYNKMLAKGAIRDVGRVMGIDLKECDILTKLIPPGDDIKTAMDSSGDIKKITAAKPKLKELLLNASRIEGRKRHFGVHAAGVVITPGEISDFVPLARSKNGLITQYDGDYLTKMGLLKVDFLGLKTLTVIQDAVSDVYRNKKIKIDLNNLPRDDKKTFQMLSRARTVGIFQVESEGMRDVLRKMKPTLFTDLSAVLALYRPGPMKSGMVDEFIERKNGMRAYEYPHPLLKDILEETYGVILYQEQVMLIARALAGFSLAKADVLRKAMGKKIMAVLEAQKEDFMKGCAANKIPEKLAGEIFDTLVHFAEYGFNKSHSTAYALISYQTAYLKTNFPLEFMTALLNSVIGDEKKLSPYLAECERLGIGVKPADINASDVYFSSHGDKTIIFGLLAVKNTGEKACGDLVADRNKNGKFKDFNDFIARAVALTSFNKRMAEFLVKAGACWGLSRDSGGIIESLDMMMASAESANRDKLSGQESLFAQQPAAVELKGEVTETQKLKYEKEALGFYFTGHPLTRYEKYFRYFRTSTLAGLENSGVADHTLTGIVKEVKNLKTKKGKDMFVIKLEDLTGVLELVGYKDKLPPDMPEIKEDSIIAVKGSITEAASGKRFFGEKFYSAKEAFRKIPKKLKIYMSTAGLDEKYINGVVKELKKYPGNTQVSFVLHTKKRGKWRWATEIGVTIDSKFLNGLEDKFGEDCWKIES